Proteins encoded together in one Desulfovibrio sp. Huiquan2017 window:
- a CDS encoding DUF4197 domain-containing protein, with product MRVKHVFSALLLPLLLSCLWTAPAAAGWGEALKAAGDAGAKAAGMSVTPSQIEAAFRELLSMGADSAVESLSRDGGFSKLAATSLSLPDSYQKVAETVAPDLLSNLNSAAEAAVPAVGQLFQKTIKTMEFANPSGLLSGKSDAVTNYFEKSTRPSLADGAAPLIRAALEKTGAGNAVNAVKQLSSLTGTAFDPVDYLTNKTLDSMFLYMAQTEQDVRSGDIATASELLQKVF from the coding sequence ATGCGCGTCAAACACGTCTTCTCCGCCCTTCTCCTGCCGCTCCTGCTCTCATGTCTGTGGACAGCCCCCGCCGCAGCGGGGTGGGGCGAAGCCCTCAAGGCTGCCGGTGACGCCGGAGCCAAGGCCGCAGGGATGTCCGTAACCCCGTCCCAGATCGAGGCCGCCTTCCGCGAGCTGCTCTCCATGGGCGCGGATTCCGCTGTGGAATCCTTGTCCCGGGACGGCGGCTTCTCCAAGCTGGCGGCCACTTCCCTGTCCCTTCCGGACAGTTACCAAAAGGTTGCCGAAACCGTGGCCCCGGACCTGTTGTCCAACCTCAATTCGGCGGCCGAGGCGGCCGTCCCGGCCGTCGGCCAACTGTTCCAGAAGACCATCAAGACCATGGAGTTCGCCAACCCTTCGGGCCTGCTCTCGGGCAAAAGCGACGCCGTGACCAACTATTTCGAGAAGAGCACCCGGCCCTCCCTGGCCGATGGCGCGGCCCCGCTGATTCGGGCCGCGCTGGAAAAGACCGGGGCGGGCAACGCCGTCAATGCGGTCAAGCAGCTCTCCTCCCTGACCGGGACCGCCTTCGACCCGGTGGATTACCTGACCAACAAGACCCTGGATTCCATGTTCCTGTACATGGCACAGACCGAACAGGATGTGCGCTCCGGCGACATCGCAACGGCCAGCGAACTCTTGCAAAAAGTTTTCTAG
- a CDS encoding AsmA family protein: MNKPLKISLIVIGALAALFITACVVLVLVVDPNAYKAEISKAVKDQTGRELKFEGDIGFNFFPWLGLKVGPMALGNAPGFAPEEMVRINRAEASIRLLPLLSGDVAVGTVVLDGLTLNLSKNKQGVTNWADLAKSGKTDVAPEQTAPGPDGGAAPRSTGALSVEGVEITNANIVYDDWQANTRTAVNDLSLTIGEVGDKIRFPFELKFRLQLDAPKVDTRPVLTGFARFDREAGSIEVDDMKFSLLNLELSGLLFAKSTGSDTSFSAEIKLAQASLRELMKQLGMTPPATADPKVLEALTADLKVNGSDTEATLESLTLKLDQTLITADGAVKNFKKPAVTVNVNVDDIDADRYLPPKSADKPAAAKGGPAPAGTAAPAEEPDLSALKDLDVKARLTVGKLKAMNLTITDILGVVTARNGMITADPTSLKLYGGEYSARGTLDANKPLAAWTETGRLKDVQAGPLIKDLTGKEHLTGTANAQYDLKGSGLTPDNIKKSVTGTASFAFTDGAINGVNVAKMLRDGWNRLKGQPVSGDEPAKTDFAELLGSATLTDGHIVNKDLLMKSPLLRVTGQGWADLPKNTTDYTATVTVVGTLEGQDGKSIEDLKGLPLPINVKGSLDDPSISLDLKAMGEALFKGTFKQGAKGLEETLKNSILGGPKDSTGKRENPLKGLFN, translated from the coding sequence ATGAACAAGCCCCTCAAAATCTCCCTCATCGTCATCGGGGCCCTGGCGGCCCTATTCATCACGGCTTGCGTCGTCCTGGTGCTCGTGGTGGACCCCAACGCCTACAAGGCCGAAATATCCAAAGCGGTCAAGGACCAGACCGGCCGTGAACTGAAATTTGAAGGCGACATCGGCTTCAACTTCTTCCCCTGGCTCGGCCTCAAGGTCGGGCCCATGGCGCTCGGCAACGCCCCGGGCTTCGCGCCGGAGGAGATGGTCCGCATCAACCGCGCCGAAGCCTCCATCCGCCTGTTGCCCCTGCTCTCGGGCGACGTGGCCGTGGGCACCGTGGTCCTGGATGGGCTGACCCTCAACCTGTCCAAAAACAAACAGGGCGTGACGAACTGGGCCGACCTGGCCAAATCCGGCAAGACCGATGTCGCGCCGGAACAGACCGCCCCAGGCCCGGACGGCGGGGCCGCGCCCCGCTCGACAGGGGCCCTGTCCGTGGAGGGTGTGGAGATAACCAACGCCAATATCGTCTACGACGACTGGCAGGCGAACACCAGGACCGCCGTCAACGATCTGAGCCTGACCATCGGCGAGGTCGGCGACAAGATCCGCTTCCCGTTCGAGCTCAAGTTCCGGCTCCAGCTCGACGCCCCCAAGGTGGACACCCGCCCGGTGCTGACCGGCTTCGCCCGGTTCGACCGGGAAGCGGGCTCCATCGAGGTGGACGACATGAAGTTCTCGCTGCTCAACCTGGAACTCTCCGGCCTGCTCTTCGCCAAGAGCACGGGGAGCGACACATCCTTCTCCGCCGAGATCAAGCTGGCCCAGGCCTCCCTGCGCGAACTCATGAAACAGCTCGGCATGACCCCGCCCGCGACGGCCGACCCCAAGGTTCTCGAAGCCTTGACCGCCGATCTCAAGGTCAACGGCTCGGACACCGAGGCCACCCTGGAATCCTTGACACTCAAGCTCGACCAGACCCTGATCACCGCCGATGGCGCGGTCAAAAACTTCAAGAAGCCCGCCGTGACCGTCAACGTCAACGTGGACGACATCGACGCGGACCGCTATCTGCCGCCCAAGTCGGCCGACAAGCCTGCGGCGGCCAAGGGCGGCCCCGCCCCCGCCGGAACGGCTGCCCCGGCCGAGGAGCCCGACCTGAGCGCGCTCAAGGACCTGGACGTCAAGGCCCGGCTGACCGTGGGCAAGCTCAAGGCCATGAACCTGACCATCACCGACATCCTGGGCGTGGTCACCGCGCGAAACGGCATGATCACCGCCGACCCGACGTCGCTCAAGCTCTATGGCGGAGAGTATTCCGCCCGGGGCACCCTGGACGCGAATAAGCCCCTGGCCGCCTGGACCGAAACGGGCCGGCTCAAGGACGTTCAGGCCGGGCCGCTCATCAAGGACCTGACCGGCAAAGAACACCTGACCGGCACCGCCAACGCCCAATACGACCTCAAGGGCAGCGGCCTGACCCCCGACAACATCAAGAAGTCCGTAACCGGCACGGCGTCCTTCGCCTTCACCGACGGGGCGATCAACGGCGTGAACGTGGCCAAGATGCTGCGCGACGGCTGGAACCGTCTCAAGGGCCAACCGGTCAGCGGCGACGAACCGGCCAAGACGGACTTCGCCGAACTGCTCGGCTCCGCCACCCTGACCGACGGGCACATCGTCAACAAGGATCTGCTCATGAAGTCGCCGCTGCTGCGCGTCACCGGGCAGGGCTGGGCCGACCTGCCCAAGAACACCACGGATTACACCGCCACGGTCACCGTGGTCGGCACCCTGGAAGGCCAGGACGGCAAGTCCATCGAGGATCTCAAGGGACTGCCCCTGCCCATTAACGTCAAGGGCAGTCTGGACGATCCGTCCATCTCCCTGGACCTCAAGGCCATGGGCGAGGCCCTGTTCAAGGGCACCTTCAAGCAGGGGGCCAAGGGGCTGGAGGAAACCCTCAAGAACAGCATCCTGGGCGGGCCCAAGGACTCCACGGGCAAAAGGGAAAACCCGCTCAAGGGGCTTTTCAACTAA
- a CDS encoding esterase-like activity of phytase family protein, whose protein sequence is MLRYLLLTALLVASTVQTAWAADVSVEKYDIEIPKEFMVPYTGLYADRFPDGFTIGIGSGMTYVGRAADGSRVFYAITDRGPNADAPKWTESGKTTATKMFPVPNFHPAFGAIRVKDGHAVLASLISLKDARMRPVSGRAIPLGSVGATGEIPLNDALKKLPFDPEGLDTEGIAIDRKNKRFLWICDEYGPFIAKVDGYTGKIIKKYVPGKGLPMIAASRQPNRGLEGIAVTPSDKVLSAIQSICDVDGNVKKSKATFCRLLFLDPGTGKVEQFAYPHDRDNYKKSADAKIGDLHAISETQFLLIERGKNADGKTRIPIYLIDISGASDITGVKTRDGKELETLADRAAVEALGVKYVKKTKLIDIKDYGWKPGKAEGVALLPDMRTIAVTSDNDFGFTFKVVSPVNDADGKPVTKAAAYTVDASGQVKYKGEPVSTHIELSPADTASQLWFFTLPKRVTQY, encoded by the coding sequence ATGCTGCGCTATCTCTTGCTGACCGCTTTACTTGTGGCTTCCACCGTCCAGACCGCCTGGGCCGCGGACGTCTCCGTGGAAAAATACGACATCGAAATCCCCAAGGAATTCATGGTGCCCTACACGGGCCTGTACGCCGACCGCTTCCCCGACGGGTTCACCATCGGCATCGGCTCGGGCATGACCTACGTGGGCCGCGCCGCCGACGGCTCGCGCGTGTTCTACGCCATCACCGACCGGGGCCCCAACGCCGATGCCCCCAAATGGACGGAGTCCGGCAAGACCACGGCCACCAAAATGTTCCCGGTCCCCAATTTCCATCCCGCCTTCGGCGCCATCCGCGTCAAGGACGGACACGCCGTGCTCGCCAGCCTGATCAGCCTGAAGGACGCGCGCATGCGCCCCGTCTCGGGCCGGGCCATCCCGCTCGGTTCCGTGGGCGCGACGGGCGAGATCCCGCTGAACGACGCCCTCAAGAAACTGCCCTTCGATCCCGAGGGATTGGACACCGAAGGCATCGCCATCGACCGCAAGAATAAACGGTTCCTGTGGATTTGCGACGAGTACGGCCCGTTCATCGCCAAGGTTGACGGTTACACCGGCAAGATCATCAAGAAGTACGTGCCCGGCAAAGGGTTGCCCATGATCGCCGCCTCCCGCCAGCCCAACCGAGGCCTGGAAGGCATCGCCGTGACCCCGTCCGACAAGGTCCTGTCCGCCATCCAGTCCATCTGCGATGTGGACGGCAACGTCAAGAAATCCAAGGCCACCTTCTGCCGCCTGCTCTTCCTCGATCCGGGCACCGGCAAGGTCGAACAATTCGCCTACCCGCACGACCGCGACAACTACAAGAAGTCCGCCGACGCCAAGATCGGCGACCTGCACGCAATCTCCGAAACCCAATTCCTGCTCATCGAGCGGGGCAAGAACGCCGACGGCAAGACCCGCATCCCGATCTATCTCATCGACATCTCGGGCGCTTCGGATATCACCGGCGTCAAGACCAGGGACGGCAAGGAACTTGAGACCCTGGCCGACCGCGCGGCCGTCGAAGCCCTGGGCGTGAAGTACGTGAAAAAAACCAAGCTGATCGACATCAAGGACTACGGCTGGAAGCCCGGCAAGGCGGAAGGCGTAGCCCTGCTCCCGGACATGCGCACCATCGCCGTGACCTCGGACAACGACTTCGGCTTCACCTTCAAGGTCGTGAGCCCGGTCAATGACGCCGACGGCAAGCCGGTCACCAAGGCCGCTGCTTACACCGTGGACGCTTCAGGCCAGGTCAAATACAAGGGCGAGCCGGTGAGCACCCATATTGAACTCTCGCCCGCCGACACCGCCTCCCAGCTCTGGTTCTTCACCCTGCCCAAGCGCGTGACGCAGTACTAG